In a genomic window of Erinaceus europaeus chromosome 12, mEriEur2.1, whole genome shotgun sequence:
- the PGS1 gene encoding CDP-diacylglycerol--glycerol-3-phosphate 3-phosphatidyltransferase, mitochondrial isoform X2, with the protein MAAAVAGPVFWRRLLGLLPGRPGLAALLGRLSDRLTRNRDRGRRRSPWLLLAPLLSPTIPQVTSPPCCLCPEGVHRFQWIRNLVPEFGVSSSHVRVLSSPGEFFELMKGQIKVAKRRVVMASLYLGTGPLEQELVDCLESTLEKSLQAKFPSDLKVSILLDFMRGSRGRKNSRTMLLPLLQKFPEQVRVSLFHTPNLRGLLRLLIPERFNETIGLQHIKVYLFDNNVILSGANLSDSYFTNRQDRYVFLQDCPEIADFFTELVDAVGDVSLQLQGDDTVQVVEGMAHPYKGDRAAYCKAANKRVMDVINSARTRQQMLHAQTFHGDSLLTQEDAAAAGDRRPAPDTWIYPLIQMKPFEIQIDEIVTETLLTEAERGARVYLTTGYFNLTQAYMDLVLGTRAEYQILLASPEVNGFFGAKGVAGAIPAAYVHIERQFYREVCSLGQQERVQLQEYWRRDWTFHAKGRFTGTWRPRSPL; encoded by the exons atggcggcggcggtggcggggCCGGTGTTCTGGAGGCGACTGCTGGGCCTCTTGCCGGGACGACCCGGGCTCGCCGCGCTCCTGGGCCGTTTGTCCGACCGCCTGACCCGGAACCGGGACCGCGGGCGCCGGAG GTCACCATGGCTGCTATTGGCTCCTCTGCTGTCTCCCACCATCCCCCAGGTCACTTCCCCACCCTGCTGCCTGTGTCCAGAGGGCGTGCACCGGTTCCAGTGGATTCGAAACCTGGTTCCAGAGTTTGGTGTGTCCAGCTCACATGTCAGGGTGCTTTCTTCCCCTGGGGAATTTTTTGAGCTCATGAAG GGGCAGATAAAAGTAGCCAAGAGACGGGTTGTGATGGCATCGCTCTACCTGGGAACAGGTCCTTTGGAACAGGAACTG GTGGATTGCCTGGAAAGCACTCTAGAAAAGTCACTCCAAGCAAAGTTTCCCTCCGACCTCAAGGTCTCCATTCTCCTAGACTTCATGCGGGGTTCAAGAG GTAGGAAGAACTCTCGCACAATGCTGCTCCCACTCCTACAGAAGTTTCCAGAACAGGTCCGCGTCTCCCTCTTCCACACACCCAACCTGCGGGGACTGCTGCGGCTCCTGATCCCTGAACGTTTCAATGAGACCATTGGCCTCCAGCACATCAAAGTCTATCTCTTTGACAACAATGTCATCTTGAGTGG AGCCAACCTGAGTGACTCCTACTTCACCAACCGCCAGGATCGCTACGTGTTTTTGCAGGACTGCCCTGAGATTGCTGACTTCTTCACGGAGTTGGTGGATGCAGTCGGGGACGTGTCCCTGCAGCTGCAGGGGGATGACACGGTGCAGGTGGTAGAGGGCATGGCGCACCCTTACAAAG GTGACCGGGCTGCGTATTGCAAGGCAGCCAACAAGAGGGTGATGGACGTGATCAACTCGGCCAGGACCCGCCAGCAAATGCTGCACGCCCAGACCTTCCACGGTGACTCCCTTTTGACTCAGGAAGATGCTGCTGCTGCGGGTGATCGGAGGCCAGCCCCAGACACCTGGATTTACCCCTTGATCCAGATGAAGCCCTTTGAGATCCAGATAGATGAAATCGTCACCGAGACCCTGCTGACTGAGGCTGAGCGGGGTGCCAGGGTCTACCTCACCACTGGCTACTTCAACCTGACTCAGGCCTACATGGACCTGGTCTTGGGCACACGGGCCGAGTACCAGATCCTATTGGCCTCCCCAGAGGTCAATGGCTTTTTTGGGGCCAAAGGGGTGGCAGGTGCCATCCCAGCAGCCTATGTGCACATTGAGCGGCAGTTCTACCGGGAGGTGTGCAGCCTGGGGCAGCAGGAGCGGGTCCAGCTACAGGAGTACTGGCGGAGGGACTGGACATTTCATGCCAAAG